A single genomic interval of Chryseobacterium paludis harbors:
- a CDS encoding GNAT family N-acetyltransferase produces MEEKNKNLHLRKATLTDLMTIIEMLADDILGQSREEVSVPLDERYVSTFKAIDQDPNQDLVVLVNDHDEVLGTLQLTYLQYLNHKGSKRALIESVRIHSSQRGKGLGQKMFQLAIERAKEKGATILQLASDKKRVEALRFYENLGFTASHEGFKMKI; encoded by the coding sequence ATGGAAGAAAAAAATAAAAACCTTCATCTAAGAAAGGCCACTTTAACGGACTTAATGACCATTATAGAAATGCTTGCGGATGATATATTGGGTCAGAGCCGGGAAGAGGTTTCTGTTCCCCTGGATGAGCGTTACGTTTCTACTTTTAAAGCCATTGATCAGGATCCCAATCAGGACTTGGTCGTGCTAGTGAATGACCACGATGAGGTCTTAGGAACTTTACAGCTTACTTATCTTCAATATCTGAATCATAAAGGCAGCAAGCGGGCCTTGATAGAATCCGTGCGGATTCATTCTTCTCAGCGGGGAAAGGGACTGGGACAAAAAATGTTTCAGCTGGCAATTGAGCGTGCTAAGGAAAAAGGGGCAACGATCCTTCAATTGGCTTCTGATAAAAAAAGGGTCGAAGCATTGAGGTTTTATGAAAATCTAGGATTTACAGCTTCTCATGAAGGTTTTAAAATGAAAATATAA
- a CDS encoding Lrp/AsnC family transcriptional regulator gives MQPENYTLDEKDLSILRLLQKDAKLSVRDISTRINLSPTPTHERIKRMEKSGVIKEYTAVLDRKKINKGMMVVCMIALKAHNKKEATLFIEEVSKLKEVVEFYNISGDFDFMLKILAPNMDEFHDFFVNKLSEIEGIGQTKSIFVMNSIKESSQIL, from the coding sequence ATGCAACCGGAAAATTACACACTGGACGAGAAAGACCTTTCTATTCTGCGTTTATTACAGAAAGATGCGAAGCTAAGTGTCCGTGATATTTCGACCAGGATTAATTTAAGCCCTACTCCCACCCATGAGCGAATTAAGCGTATGGAGAAATCCGGAGTGATCAAAGAATACACCGCTGTCTTAGACCGCAAAAAGATCAATAAAGGAATGATGGTGGTATGTATGATCGCTTTAAAAGCTCACAATAAAAAAGAAGCGACCTTATTTATTGAAGAAGTAAGCAAGCTAAAAGAAGTCGTTGAATTCTACAACATCAGCGGCGATTTCGATTTTATGCTTAAAATTCTGGCTCCCAATATGGATGAGTTTCATGATTTCTTTGTGAATAAGCTTTCAGAGATTGAAGGGATTGGGCAGACGAAAAGTATTTTTGTGATGAATAGTATTAAGGAAAGTTCCCAGATTTTATAA
- a CDS encoding CPBP family intramembrane glutamic endopeptidase — MNLSFLTTAIEKWKNLEKPYYLLVALIFVLLFNVLFFYVLDLLKVPENELGFQKFKKLSNIELFLLTVLVAPVIETLAFQYLPIQITEWLAKKASLFNVKTVTLLSISISTGLFSAAHYEHSFYYALATIPGGILLAYTYINFQKRDRTGLSTTILFHALYNLATFLINF; from the coding sequence ATGAATCTCTCTTTCTTAACAACAGCGATAGAAAAATGGAAAAATCTTGAAAAACCATACTACTTGCTTGTTGCCCTTATTTTTGTCCTGTTGTTTAATGTACTTTTCTTTTATGTATTGGACCTACTCAAAGTTCCAGAAAATGAATTAGGATTTCAGAAGTTTAAAAAATTAAGTAATATTGAATTATTCCTTTTAACCGTATTAGTTGCACCGGTTATTGAAACTTTGGCCTTCCAATATCTTCCAATACAAATTACAGAATGGTTAGCTAAGAAAGCAAGTCTCTTTAACGTAAAAACAGTCACGCTACTTTCTATTTCAATCTCTACGGGTTTATTCTCAGCAGCACATTATGAACATAGCTTCTATTATGCGTTAGCAACGATACCTGGTGGCATTCTTCTGGCTTATACTTATATCAACTTTCAGAAAAGAGATCGGACCGGTTTATCAACAACGATTCTTTTTCATGCGCTTTATAACCTTGCTACTTTTTTAATTAATTTTTGA
- a CDS encoding methyltransferase domain-containing protein, translating into MPWNPDVYNQFKDIRFTPFYDLADLITGDSPMKAVDLGCGTGEQTAILTEKFPQAEFTGIDSSPEMLEKSKTLENDRLQFKMSTTEEMLASDENWDLIFSNAALQWSDDHKTLFPQLISKLKKDGQFAVQMPYQPGNTLNKILFELADEEPFKTQLNHWNRPSAVLTIDEYAQILFENGIEELNLFQKVYPIIAENHETLFKFISGSALIPYLERLNEDQQKEFTSEFKNRIAIGFPRLPAIYAFKRILMYGRKK; encoded by the coding sequence ATGCCTTGGAATCCCGATGTTTACAATCAATTTAAAGATATCCGTTTTACACCTTTTTATGATCTTGCTGATCTGATCACCGGAGACTCACCTATGAAAGCTGTTGATTTGGGTTGTGGAACGGGAGAACAAACCGCTATTCTTACAGAAAAATTTCCCCAAGCCGAATTTACGGGTATTGATTCTTCCCCTGAAATGTTGGAAAAATCTAAAACATTGGAAAATGACAGGCTTCAATTTAAAATGTCCACTACAGAAGAAATGCTTGCTAGTGATGAAAATTGGGATCTCATTTTCAGCAATGCTGCTTTACAATGGTCTGATGATCATAAGACTCTGTTTCCTCAATTGATTTCCAAACTGAAAAAGGATGGTCAGTTCGCTGTTCAAATGCCCTATCAGCCAGGAAATACATTAAATAAAATTTTATTTGAACTCGCTGATGAAGAGCCGTTTAAAACCCAATTAAATCATTGGAATCGCCCTTCTGCCGTGCTAACTATTGATGAATATGCACAGATTTTATTTGAAAACGGTATTGAAGAGCTAAATCTTTTCCAAAAGGTCTATCCTATTATCGCTGAAAATCATGAGACTTTATTTAAATTCATTTCGGGTTCCGCTTTAATTCCTTATTTGGAAAGGCTTAATGAAGATCAGCAAAAGGAATTTACCTCTGAGTTTAAAAACCGTATTGCTATAGGTTTTCCTAGACTTCCTGCTATTTATGCATTTAAGAGAATTTTAATGTATGGAAGAAAAAAATAA